CTCTCCTACAATAAAATATAGGATGACAAAAGCCACCCTATATTATTTAATCAATTCTTCCTTTAATAAATCCAGCAATAATTCCTTTCCAATAGGTTCATAACCCTGTCCAAAATATGGAGTGCTATCTAGGAATGTAACATTGCCTTCTTTGACAGCTCTTATGTTTTTAAACACTGAACTTGATTCAAGGCTTGCTTTGTCAGCCTCTGTTGCTATAACGATTAGATTATCAGAGTCAATTTGTGACAAGCCTTCTAATGTAACAACCGGAAGGCTTATTCCTTCTTGCTTTGGTAGGTTTGCAGGCTTATTAAGCTTCATATCGTTGTATATCATCGCACCAATTCCAGCGTCGCTGAAAACATAGAACTGTCCTGCACTTGCCAAAACTGTTAAATATGATTGTTCGCCCTTTTTTGATTTTATTTCATTTGCTATATCCTGTGCCTTTTTATCGTATTCCTCAAGCCATTTGTTTGCAACGTCTTCTTTTCCGAGTAATTTTGCAACATCGGTCATTTTGCCTCTCCAGTCGTTGTCATATTCCTTTAGCATAACAACCGGTGCAATATCCTTCAACTGATTATATATCTTTTCTTGTCTTTGGCTCATTATTATTAGGTCTGGTTCAGTTTGAATTATACCCTCAACATCCATGGTGTCGGACATGTAAAAACCTACGATTTTTGAACTGCCTAACTTATCCTTCAAGTATGTAGCAAGCTCGGTCGGTTTGTATGGGTCAGTATTTGCTGTAGCTACAGGAGTGAATCCAAGTATCAAAAGTATTTCGCTTGAGCCGGATATATCAACTATACGCTTTGGATTGGATGGTATTTCAACATCACCTTTAACTGTATTAACAACTCTTTTTTGATTTTCTGCGTTTGTCTCTTGAGTCTGTTTTGCACAACCTGCAAAAATGCTCATAATTAGTATTGCTGATAATATTACTGCAAATATTTTTTTCATTTTAGTCCTCCTTTGTAATGATATTCATTATCATTTGTTAACAATATTCATTTTAACATAATTTTATAGTTTGTCAATACTTTGATTAAAAATATAATCTCCATAAATGATTCTTAAACATAAGAAACCATTTATGGAGATTAACAGAAAATGTTTTAAAATATTCTTATTAAATAATTCAAGAAATCAAGCAACACTAATAACTTTAGTAAATATATCTGCTATTTGTGGGTCAAATTGAGTCCCTGAGCATCTTTTTATTTCTTCAATTGCTTGTTGCGGAGTCTTTTGCTTATTATACGGCCTTAGGCTTGTCATTGCATCATAGGCATCAGCAATTGCAAGTATTCTGCATTCAAGAGGTATTTCATCAGCTTTTAATCCAAACGGATAGCCATTTCCATCCCATCTTTCGTGATGCTTTAAAATATAATCTGCAATACCAGCAAGTTCTGGAGAGGATATTGCTATTCTATATCCCCTTTCCGGGTGAGTTTTAAGTATTTCCCACTCTTCTTTTGTAAGGGGCTCTTTTTTGTTTAGTATTTCATCTGGAATCGCAACCTTTCCTAAGTCATGCATCTGTGATAAAAGTATTAGGTTGTTTTTCTGTATTTCATTTAAGTTCATCTTTTCTGCAATTGCAATACATATGTTTTTTACCCTATCAGTATGTCCTCTAGTTACGTAATCCTTTTCACCAAGTGCAGCAAGCAATACATTTAAAATTTGATTTTTTGAACTTGCTTTTTCAATTAATTTTTTCTTATACATATTATCGTCGGCTTCCTTCATTATGTCTTGTATCCTTTGATTTACATTTGCTTTTTCTGCAAGACCAAGTGCAACGCTTAGCATTAATATTTTTTCCTTAACATTATTATTGTATTTTTCTATATTTTTATTTAATGTTTCAACTAACCTTTCTGCTTCTTTTTTAGGCGTATTAGGCATAACAAGGACGAATTCGTCACCACCTATTCTAAACGCTAAATCCTCTTTTCGTTTAGATATCATTAATATTTTAGTAAATGATTTTAGCAATTTATCACCGTAGAAATGACCCATAGTATCGTTAACAAGTTTTAATCCGTTAACATCTGCCATGAGAATACTAACTGAATCTTTAATATCAAGTCCATTAATTATTTTGTCGTAAAAATATCTGCTATTGTATAGACCAGTTAAAGCATCGTGAAAACTCATATATTCTAATTTTTTTTCATATTTTTTCTGCTTTGTTATATCTGTATATATTGCATACCCTCCAACTATTTTGCCATCTATCTTAATAGTCAGTCCTCTAGCTATTACATCTATAGGTTTATTATATTTATTGTATCTTTGTCCTTCGATAACTAAATAACCTTTTCTGAAGATTTCCTCTGCAGATAATATCTCCTCATTATTTTTTGCAATTAAATAATCTAAATTCTTGTTTATACATTCATCCTTTTTATACTTAAACAAATCCTCAAAGATTTTATTAACATTTACTATTAATCCATTTTCATCAAATTCGGCAATTGCATCAGGTGAATTTTCAAATAACGCATTCAAATATATATTTTTTAATTCTGTCTCTTTCTTTTCTTCTACTAATTCCGCTTCGACCACTTTTCTCCTCTCGATTTCTTCACTTAGCATTTTATTATCCACTCTTAGTCTATAAATGTAAATCATAAATAGTGAAAATGAAAAAATTAATATCAATACGAGTGATATTTTCATTTTATTTAATAATTGAAACATCATTTTAAATGTAGTTTGAATATACATTCCTGTGCCTATATAGGCCTCAATCTCCGGTATTCCTCTAACATATGATAGTTTCTGTTCGTAATTTTGCGAATTGGGTGGATATAAATAATACGAAACGAATGAACCCTCTGGATGTTCTTTAGCAGCTTTGACAAGTTCTCTTATAACATACTTCCCTTTAATATCCTGATAATTCCACTGATTTGTGCCCTCCTTAGAAGGTTCAAATGGTTGCACAAGATATGTTCCATTATAATCGCTCATAAAAATATAGTTATTTGAATATTCATCTCTATATGTCATTCTTCTAACGATAGTTGTTATTTCTTTTATTGCATCTTCTTTTGATATTTTACCTTGCCTTTTTTGTTCTATTATAGGTAAAATAGTGTTGTAGGCCATATCGACCTTTTGTTTTAATTCTATCTGTCTTTGTTTTTCCACCTGTCTGTAGAAATTATCCGAAATCAACTTTGTATAATATACCTGTAAAAATATAGATATAATTATTAAAAATGACATGTATTTTAATTTATCTAATTTCATAAAATCACCCTTTATTTGTTTCTTTAAAATATTATATGTTAAAATTCGTTGCCTATCAACAAAAAATGACAAGAATTGTATTTATACAATATTATGGGAGAGTGATAAAATGTCAATTTATGAAGAAGCGTTAAAATTTCACGAAAGAGTAAAGGGGAAAATCGAAGTAATTTCAAGGGTAGAAGTAGATAATTCATATGATTTATCCCTTGCATACACACCTGGGGTAGCACAGCCTTGTATAGAAATTCAAAAAAATCCCAATCTTGCATACACATATACCCGAAAATGGAACACCATAGCCGTGATATCTGACGGGACTGCAGTATTAGGACTTGGAGATATTGGACCTTTGGCAAGCTTGCCTGTAATGGAGGGAAAATGCGTTCTGTTTAAGAAGTTTGCAGATGTTGACGCCTTTCCAATAGTTATAGATTCTAAGAACATAGATGAAATTGTTGATACTATTTCAAAAATCTCTCTTGGATTTGGCGGTATTAACCTTGAGGATATTTCGGCTCCAAGATGCTTTGAAATAGAAAAGAGGCTCAAGGAGAAGCTTGATATCCCTGTTTTTCATGATGACCAGCATGGAACTGCAATAGTTGTATTAGCAGGCCTTATAAATGCACTTAAGATAGTTAAAAAAGATTTAGAAGGTTTAAAAATAGTTATAAACGGCGCTGGTGCAGCTGGCACTTCTATTGCTAAACTTCTATTATCCTATGGAGCTAAAAATGTAATAATGTGCGATAAACACGGTGCCCTTTCAACTGACCAAAATCTTGATGAGGCAAAAATGGAGCTTGCAAAGATTACAAATCCAAATAACGAAAAGGGTAAGCTTATAGATGTCATAAAAAATGCAGATGTTTTTATAGGGGTTTCTGCTCCTAATGTATTAACATCTGAAATGGTAAAAAACATGAGTAATGATTCGATTGTATTTGCTATGGCAAACCCAACGCCTGAAATTTTTCCTGAAGATGCAAAAAAAGGCGGCGCAAGAATAGTTGGAACCGGGCGTTCCGATTATCCTAACCAAATAAACAATGTATTAGCATTTCCAGGAATATTTAGAGGTGCACTTGACGCAAGAGCAAGTGAAATTAACGAAGATATGAAAATAGCTGCAGCCATGGCGATTGCAAATTCAATTAAAGAAGATGAACTAACTGAAGAAAACATAATCCCTAAACCATTTGATTTGAAGGTTCAAAGAGAGGTTTCAAGAGCAGTCTTTGAAGCTGCTATAAAGAGTAAAGTTGCAAGAATAAAATAATTTAAAAAGATTTATCAAGAATATTTTAAAATAAAAATACCCCATAAACAAATTATGTGCATTCACAATAACGCCTATATGCTTTTCATTCTTGTTTTTTGACTTACTACAATAATTAGTTTATAAAATTACGGATGGTTGAAAAGTCAAAAACAAAATAATTTAAGGCTTATTGTGAATGCCAATTGTAAAATGTTCATGGGGTTCATAAAATTTACAACATGTCCTAATTGTCAAACAAATCAAGAAGTCAAGAAATCAAGTGAATGTCACTATCTATTGCTTATTCTTATGATGCTTGCGCCTAATTTTCTAAGCTTTTCTTCGATTTTTTCGTATCCTCTATCTATGTGTCTTACATGGGTTACTGTTGTTCTTCCCTCTGCAGCAAGGCCGGCGATAACTAATGCTGCGCCAGCTCTTAAATCTGTTGCCATAACTTCTGCACCCGATAGTCTATCTATTCCGTCTATTACTGCTATTTTTCCTTCGACCTTTATATTTGCACCCATCCTCTTAAGCTCATCAACGTGTTTAAATCTTCCTTCCCAGATGCTCTCTGTAACAATACTTCTTCCTTCTGAAACGGATAAAAGCGTTGTAAATGGTTGTTGAATATCCGTTGGAAAGCCTGGATATGGAAGAGTTTTTATATTGACAGCCTTTGGTCTTTTATCACAAAATACTCTTATTGAGTCCTCATATTCCTCGATATTTACTCCCATTTCGATTAGCTTTGCACTCATTGATTCAAGGTGATATGGTATTACATTTTTAATCAGCACATCCCCTCTTGTTATTGCAGCAGCTACCATATACGTTCCTGCCTCTATCTGGTCTGGTATAACTGAATAATCGGAGCCTCTGAGATGTTTAACGCCATGAATCTTTATAATGTCAGTTCCAGCACCCTTTATATTAGCTCCCATTGAATTCAAAAAGTTTGCAACATCAACCACATGGGGCTCTTTTGCTGCATTTTCAATTACAGTTAGTCCTTCCGCCTTTGTAGCTGCAAGCATTATATTAATAGTTGCACCAACAGATACAACGTCAAGATATATATTAGCTCCCTTTAATCCATTAGGAGCAGTTACCTTTATAAATCCGTGCTCAACATTAACCTTGGCACCTAATGCTTCAAACCCCTTTATATGCTGGTCAATTGGTCTTACACCTATTGAACAACCGCCTGGAAATTCAACTTCAGCTTTATTATACTTTCCAAGAAGGGCACCTAAAAGGTAATATGAAGCCCTCATAGTCCTTACGCTCTCTCCATGTGCAACATGAGTCCTTAAAGTATTAGGGTCTATTCTAACATGTCCATCTCTTTCAGAAGTTAAAGATGCCCCCATATCAATCAATATGTTTTCAAGGCATTTTATATCCTGTATAAAAGGAATATTATCTATATTACAAACTCCATCATCAGCAAGCAGTGCTGCTGGTAATATTGCTACAGCTGCGTTTTTTGCACCGCTTATATTAACTTCTCCTATTAGCTTTTTTCCACCTTCAATCAACAACTTATCCATGCTACAACCATCCTTTTCTATATCTATGTAAAAGAAAATATCCAAATCCATAACTTTTATTATATCATTATTAAAGTATTTTTGTAACTACTTTTTATTTTCATTTTATGTAAAAGCTTACCTTAAATCTTTTATTTAAATAATTAATCTTTTGTATTGAAATTATTAATAAAATGAATTACTATTAAATTGGGGGTGGATTGATGGATTTTAAACAAATTGAAGCATTTGTTAATGTAGCAAAATACAAAAGCTTTTCTAAGGCAGCAGATGCGATATTCTTATCCCAGCCAACCATAAGTGCACACATTTCAAATCTTGAAAAGGAGCTAAATACGGTATTGTTTGACAGAAGTAGCAAGGAAGTAACTTTAACTCCTTCTGGCAAGATATTTTTAGACTATGCGGTAAACCTTCTAAACATAAGAAATAACGCTGTTTTTTCTATATCCGAATTTGAGAAAAAAATAACAGGCAAATTAACTATTGCATCATCTACAACTCCCTGTCGATTTTTGGTTCCTTCTTTAATAAAGAAATTCCATGAAAATTATTCATCAGTAGAATTCGATGTAAAGGAAGAGAGCACAAAAAACGTAATCGACTACATTATAAAGGGAGAGGCTGAGATAGGAATAGTTGGAGAAGTATTGGCAGACGATAGGCTTACATATAAAAAAATTGCAGATGATAATCTTATTATTATCGGAAGCCCGGAAGTTAAAAATATCACGTCTCTTGAAGAACTTTTAAAACAAAGATTTATATTAAGAGAAAAGGGTTCTGCTACAAGAAATATTTTTGAAAAATATATGGATAATTTAGGTTGTCTAGAAAAAATAAAGGTTTTCGCAGAAGTGTCCA
This Caloramator mitchellensis DNA region includes the following protein-coding sequences:
- a CDS encoding NAD(P)-dependent malic enzyme, with amino-acid sequence MSIYEEALKFHERVKGKIEVISRVEVDNSYDLSLAYTPGVAQPCIEIQKNPNLAYTYTRKWNTIAVISDGTAVLGLGDIGPLASLPVMEGKCVLFKKFADVDAFPIVIDSKNIDEIVDTISKISLGFGGINLEDISAPRCFEIEKRLKEKLDIPVFHDDQHGTAIVVLAGLINALKIVKKDLEGLKIVINGAGAAGTSIAKLLLSYGAKNVIMCDKHGALSTDQNLDEAKMELAKITNPNNEKGKLIDVIKNADVFIGVSAPNVLTSEMVKNMSNDSIVFAMANPTPEIFPEDAKKGGARIVGTGRSDYPNQINNVLAFPGIFRGALDARASEINEDMKIAAAMAIANSIKEDELTEENIIPKPFDLKVQREVSRAVFEAAIKSKVARIK
- a CDS encoding selenium metabolism-associated LysR family transcriptional regulator yields the protein MDFKQIEAFVNVAKYKSFSKAADAIFLSQPTISAHISNLEKELNTVLFDRSSKEVTLTPSGKIFLDYAVNLLNIRNNAVFSISEFEKKITGKLTIASSTTPCRFLVPSLIKKFHENYSSVEFDVKEESTKNVIDYIIKGEAEIGIVGEVLADDRLTYKKIADDNLIIIGSPEVKNITSLEELLKQRFILREKGSATRNIFEKYMDNLGCLEKIKVFAEVSSLEAVLQFVKNGIGISIVSEYACEDYTKTGLVKKIEVDGFKINRDIYLIFHNKRTLSPAARAFYEFSSNNI
- a CDS encoding UDP-N-acetylglucosamine 1-carboxyvinyltransferase, with the translated sequence MDKLLIEGGKKLIGEVNISGAKNAAVAILPAALLADDGVCNIDNIPFIQDIKCLENILIDMGASLTSERDGHVRIDPNTLRTHVAHGESVRTMRASYYLLGALLGKYNKAEVEFPGGCSIGVRPIDQHIKGFEALGAKVNVEHGFIKVTAPNGLKGANIYLDVVSVGATINIMLAATKAEGLTVIENAAKEPHVVDVANFLNSMGANIKGAGTDIIKIHGVKHLRGSDYSVIPDQIEAGTYMVAAAITRGDVLIKNVIPYHLESMSAKLIEMGVNIEEYEDSIRVFCDKRPKAVNIKTLPYPGFPTDIQQPFTTLLSVSEGRSIVTESIWEGRFKHVDELKRMGANIKVEGKIAVIDGIDRLSGAEVMATDLRAGAALVIAGLAAEGRTTVTHVRHIDRGYEKIEEKLRKLGASIIRISNR
- a CDS encoding ABC transporter substrate-binding protein: MKKIFAVILSAILIMSIFAGCAKQTQETNAENQKRVVNTVKGDVEIPSNPKRIVDISGSSEILLILGFTPVATANTDPYKPTELATYLKDKLGSSKIVGFYMSDTMDVEGIIQTEPDLIIMSQRQEKIYNQLKDIAPVVMLKEYDNDWRGKMTDVAKLLGKEDVANKWLEEYDKKAQDIANEIKSKKGEQSYLTVLASAGQFYVFSDAGIGAMIYNDMKLNKPANLPKQEGISLPVVTLEGLSQIDSDNLIVIATEADKASLESSSVFKNIRAVKEGNVTFLDSTPYFGQGYEPIGKELLLDLLKEELIK
- a CDS encoding cache domain-containing protein; amino-acid sequence: MKLDKLKYMSFLIIISIFLQVYYTKLISDNFYRQVEKQRQIELKQKVDMAYNTILPIIEQKRQGKISKEDAIKEITTIVRRMTYRDEYSNNYIFMSDYNGTYLVQPFEPSKEGTNQWNYQDIKGKYVIRELVKAAKEHPEGSFVSYYLYPPNSQNYEQKLSYVRGIPEIEAYIGTGMYIQTTFKMMFQLLNKMKISLVLILIFSFSLFMIYIYRLRVDNKMLSEEIERRKVVEAELVEEKKETELKNIYLNALFENSPDAIAEFDENGLIVNVNKIFEDLFKYKKDECINKNLDYLIAKNNEEILSAEEIFRKGYLVIEGQRYNKYNKPIDVIARGLTIKIDGKIVGGYAIYTDITKQKKYEKKLEYMSFHDALTGLYNSRYFYDKIINGLDIKDSVSILMADVNGLKLVNDTMGHFYGDKLLKSFTKILMISKRKEDLAFRIGGDEFVLVMPNTPKKEAERLVETLNKNIEKYNNNVKEKILMLSVALGLAEKANVNQRIQDIMKEADDNMYKKKLIEKASSKNQILNVLLAALGEKDYVTRGHTDRVKNICIAIAEKMNLNEIQKNNLILLSQMHDLGKVAIPDEILNKKEPLTKEEWEILKTHPERGYRIAISSPELAGIADYILKHHERWDGNGYPFGLKADEIPLECRILAIADAYDAMTSLRPYNKQKTPQQAIEEIKRCSGTQFDPQIADIFTKVISVA